From Actinopolymorpha cephalotaxi, one genomic window encodes:
- a CDS encoding ABC transporter permease, with protein MTERATENAATTENAATTEKGATTEDAATAEDGPAAGTGTGAENAAKPTPAADGGTPGYRSGATLPFRAELRRQLRRRRTALAFALVVALPLLLVAAFTWGSGDGGGLPSFGALATSGGANFTVFTLATAAALLLNLIVALVCGDAVAGEAGWGSLRYLLAVPVPRARLLGVKLAVGLATSTVALLVLAVTALAVGTAAFGWHPLRTPRGDELPPMDALWRIAVMVGYLAVCLLLVAALAFWFSVRTDAPLVAVGGAVLVMIVANILDAVEALGGIRSVLPMHYATAWRGLFTDPLQWEDLAKGSLSSLAYTAVFLGLAWWTFLRKDVLS; from the coding sequence ATGACCGAGCGGGCGACCGAGAACGCCGCGACGACCGAGAACGCCGCGACGACCGAGAAGGGCGCCACGACCGAGGACGCCGCGACGGCCGAGGACGGCCCCGCTGCCGGCACCGGGACCGGAGCGGAGAACGCCGCCAAACCGACCCCCGCCGCCGACGGTGGAACGCCCGGCTACCGGTCCGGCGCCACCCTGCCGTTCCGGGCCGAGCTCCGGCGGCAGCTGCGCCGCCGGCGTACCGCCCTCGCGTTCGCACTCGTCGTCGCGCTCCCACTTCTGCTCGTGGCGGCGTTCACCTGGGGGTCCGGAGACGGCGGCGGGCTGCCGTCGTTCGGCGCCCTGGCGACGTCCGGCGGCGCCAACTTCACGGTGTTCACCCTGGCCACCGCGGCGGCCCTGCTGCTCAACCTGATCGTCGCGCTGGTGTGCGGGGACGCGGTGGCCGGCGAGGCCGGGTGGGGAAGTCTGCGCTACCTGCTCGCGGTGCCGGTCCCGCGCGCCCGGCTGCTCGGGGTGAAGCTGGCGGTCGGCCTGGCCACCTCGACGGTCGCACTGCTGGTCCTCGCCGTCACCGCCCTGGCCGTGGGGACTGCCGCGTTCGGCTGGCACCCGCTGCGCACCCCGCGCGGCGACGAGCTGCCACCGATGGACGCTCTGTGGCGGATCGCGGTGATGGTCGGCTACCTGGCGGTCTGTCTGCTGCTGGTGGCGGCACTGGCGTTCTGGTTCTCGGTACGCACGGACGCGCCGCTGGTCGCGGTGGGCGGAGCGGTCCTGGTGATGATCGTCGCGAACATCCTGGACGCGGTGGAGGCGCTCGGCGGGATCCGTTCGGTGCTGCCGATGCACTACGCCACCGCCTGGCGTGGGCTGTTCACCGATCCCCTGCAGTGGGAGGACCTGGCCAAGGGCAGTCTGTCGTCCCTGGCGTACACCGCCGTCTTCCTCGGGCTGGCGTGGTGGACGTTCCTCCGCAAGGACGTCCTCTCCTAG
- a CDS encoding alpha/beta fold hydrolase, whose translation MAASAARGRTRTRAALVTLLVAVAALVTGGGVAVVAAADGSDGQGGQGAGYRTDDALVTVRTGPHGDRPVRLDTRLYLPSSATADRPAPAVLLAHGLGGTKDSVAGQARDLVRRGYVVLTWTAEGFGASGGQIHLDSPDWEVTDARRLLDRLARRPEVRRDGPGDPRVGVVGASYGGALALLVAGYDRRVDAIVPQVTWNDLGNALAPEATGRGSGAGVLKRAWAGRLFAAGIGSATGAPADCGRYAENVCRTYQRLILTGRVDPITRDLLARSSPASVLHRITAPTLLIQGTADTLFPLSEADANAIGIAKAGTRVRVAWFSGGHDGGAGADLDQRRVKAATLGWLDYHLRHEGSPPPDSFAFSRVTGTGYGGDGVRVLGLYADSYPRLDGDRPARNVKLRGSPRAVSNPPAGTPAAVSSIPGLGSLAGSLLSQSSGASSSRSPSDPSSGSSADSPLAGALGSSLTTDVPGQFVSYDSAPLTAPADVTGAPTVRIRAASRSGSAVLFVKLYDVAPSGARELPGGGVAPVRLSGLPASIEEARPVSVTLPGIVHRFPAGHRLRVTLATTDQAYAGPAQPQVYTVGLAPGSGIQLPQVAAFTATDSTGPWVVLLGAVVAALAVVLPLGWWAARRRSRRRVRRVMAEYAEVPLVVRGVTKTYADGLTALDGVDFTVRRGEVVGLLGPNGAGKTSCLRILLGLVRPTAGEALVFGHRVGAGAPALSRVGALVEGPGFLPDLSGRANLELFWQATGRAPGDAHLDEVLAIAALGPALNRKVRTYSHGMRQRLAIAQAMLGLPDLLILDEPTDGLDPPQIATLRRTLRAYTAGGRAVLVSSHLLAEVERTCSHVVVLHRGRLLAAGAVASVVGDSPNLEDVFLTLVEDELPAGDLVTTAEKGGQA comes from the coding sequence ATGGCCGCATCGGCAGCCCGCGGCCGGACACGCACCCGCGCGGCACTGGTCACTCTCCTCGTCGCCGTCGCCGCTCTCGTCACGGGCGGCGGCGTCGCCGTCGTAGCGGCCGCGGACGGCTCGGACGGGCAGGGCGGGCAGGGTGCTGGTTACCGCACCGACGACGCCCTGGTCACCGTCCGCACCGGCCCGCACGGTGACCGGCCGGTCAGGCTTGACACCCGGCTGTACCTCCCCTCGTCGGCGACCGCCGACCGCCCGGCGCCGGCGGTCCTGCTCGCCCACGGACTCGGTGGAACCAAGGACAGCGTGGCCGGGCAGGCCCGTGACCTGGTACGACGCGGGTACGTCGTGCTCACCTGGACCGCCGAGGGGTTCGGGGCCTCCGGTGGCCAGATCCACCTGGACAGCCCCGACTGGGAGGTCACCGACGCGCGCCGGCTGCTGGACCGGCTGGCCCGTCGCCCGGAGGTGCGCCGCGACGGCCCGGGCGACCCGAGGGTCGGCGTGGTCGGCGCCTCCTACGGCGGCGCGCTGGCGTTGCTGGTGGCGGGCTACGACCGGCGGGTGGACGCGATCGTTCCCCAGGTCACCTGGAACGACCTTGGCAACGCGCTGGCGCCGGAGGCGACCGGGCGAGGTTCCGGTGCCGGCGTACTGAAGCGGGCCTGGGCCGGCCGGCTGTTCGCCGCCGGGATCGGCTCCGCCACCGGTGCCCCCGCCGACTGCGGACGGTACGCCGAGAACGTGTGCCGGACGTACCAGCGGCTGATTCTCACCGGACGTGTCGACCCGATCACCCGCGACCTGCTGGCCAGGTCCAGCCCGGCCTCCGTCCTGCACCGGATCACCGCACCGACGCTGCTGATCCAGGGCACGGCGGACACGCTCTTCCCGCTGAGTGAGGCCGACGCCAACGCCATCGGCATCGCGAAGGCCGGCACCAGGGTGCGGGTGGCGTGGTTCTCCGGCGGTCACGACGGCGGTGCGGGCGCCGACCTCGACCAGCGCCGGGTGAAGGCCGCGACCCTCGGCTGGCTCGACTACCACCTGCGCCACGAAGGGTCGCCGCCGCCGGACTCGTTCGCGTTCAGCCGGGTCACCGGCACCGGCTACGGCGGGGACGGCGTGCGGGTGCTCGGCCTGTACGCCGACAGCTACCCCCGCCTCGACGGGGACCGCCCGGCCCGCAACGTGAAGCTGCGCGGGTCGCCGCGCGCGGTGAGCAACCCTCCGGCCGGCACCCCCGCGGCCGTGTCCTCCATCCCCGGGCTGGGCAGCCTCGCCGGCTCGCTGCTGTCCCAGTCCTCGGGCGCTTCCTCGTCCAGGTCCCCGTCGGATCCCTCGTCCGGATCGTCGGCGGACTCCCCGCTCGCCGGGGCTCTCGGCAGTTCGCTCACCACGGACGTCCCCGGCCAGTTCGTGTCGTACGACTCGGCGCCGCTGACGGCGCCCGCCGACGTCACCGGCGCACCCACCGTGCGGATCCGGGCGGCGTCGCGGTCGGGCAGCGCGGTGCTGTTCGTCAAGCTGTACGACGTGGCGCCGAGCGGCGCCCGGGAACTCCCCGGCGGCGGTGTCGCCCCGGTCCGGCTGAGCGGGCTGCCCGCCTCCATCGAGGAGGCCCGGCCGGTGTCGGTGACGCTGCCCGGCATCGTGCACCGGTTCCCCGCGGGCCACCGGCTCCGGGTCACCCTCGCCACCACCGACCAGGCGTACGCCGGTCCGGCGCAACCGCAGGTCTACACCGTCGGCCTGGCCCCGGGCTCCGGCATCCAGCTGCCGCAGGTGGCCGCGTTCACCGCCACCGACTCCACCGGGCCGTGGGTGGTCCTGCTCGGCGCCGTCGTGGCCGCGCTGGCCGTCGTACTCCCGCTCGGCTGGTGGGCGGCGCGCCGGCGGAGCAGGCGGCGGGTTCGGCGAGTGATGGCGGAGTACGCCGAGGTGCCGCTGGTGGTCCGCGGCGTGACCAAGACCTACGCCGACGGGCTGACCGCTCTGGACGGCGTCGACTTCACCGTCCGCCGCGGCGAGGTCGTCGGACTACTCGGCCCGAACGGCGCCGGCAAGACCAGCTGCCTGCGCATCCTGCTCGGCCTGGTCCGGCCGACCGCGGGCGAGGCGCTCGTCTTCGGTCACCGGGTCGGCGCCGGCGCCCCCGCGCTGTCCCGGGTGGGCGCGCTGGTGGAGGGGCCGGGCTTCCTGCCGGACCTGTCCGGCCGGGCCAACCTGGAGCTCTTCTGGCAGGCCACCGGACGCGCTCCGGGCGACGCGCACCTGGACGAGGTGCTGGCGATCGCCGCCCTCGGGCCCGCCCTGAACCGGAAGGTGCGTACCTACAGCCACGGCATGCGGCAGCGGCTGGCGATCGCCCAGGCCATGTTAGGGCTCCCCGACCTGCTCATCCTGGACGAGCCCACCGACGGCCTCGACCCGCCCCAGATCGCGACCCTGCGGCGGACCCTGCGTGCCTACACCGCGGGAGGCCGGGCCGTTCTCGTGTCCAGCCACCTGCTCGCGGAGGTCGAGCGCACCTGCAGTCACGTCGTCGTCCTGCACCGGGGCCGGCTGCTCGCGGCCGGGGCGGTGGCGTCCGTCGTCGGTGACTCACCGAACCTCGAGGACGTGTTCCTCACCCTGGTGGAGGACGAGCTCCCGGCCGGCGACCTCGTGACCACGGCCGAGAAGGGTGGTCAGGCATGA
- a CDS encoding LysE family translocator: MNHALLIAFVVAVALISVVPGPDMMFVLAHAVSGGRRTGFVAAAGMSTGLTVHTVAAAFGLGALIRTAPLVLEGIRIAGALFLVYLAVMTWRASRGRGGSVRTPSKPRSLPRVYVMAVLTNLANPKVILFYLAFMPQFLTTGAHSWPATAQFLVLGAIFIAIGIVVDSSVAMLAGTFSERVLRRQAFRRWLERASATIFGALAVRLMLDATQ, encoded by the coding sequence ATGAACCACGCCCTGCTCATCGCGTTCGTCGTCGCGGTGGCGCTGATCAGCGTCGTACCCGGCCCGGACATGATGTTCGTCCTCGCCCACGCGGTTTCCGGCGGTCGCCGGACGGGCTTCGTCGCCGCGGCCGGAATGTCGACCGGGCTCACGGTGCACACCGTGGCGGCGGCGTTCGGCCTGGGCGCGTTGATCAGGACCGCGCCGCTGGTCCTCGAGGGCATCCGGATCGCCGGGGCGTTGTTCCTGGTCTACCTCGCCGTGATGACCTGGCGGGCCAGCCGGGGCCGGGGCGGTTCGGTGCGTACGCCGAGCAAGCCGCGCTCGCTGCCACGGGTGTACGTGATGGCCGTGCTCACCAACCTCGCGAACCCGAAGGTCATCCTCTTCTACCTCGCGTTCATGCCGCAGTTCCTCACCACCGGCGCGCACAGCTGGCCGGCCACCGCGCAGTTCCTGGTCCTCGGCGCGATCTTCATCGCCATCGGGATCGTGGTGGACTCCTCCGTGGCCATGCTGGCCGGGACGTTCTCCGAGCGGGTGCTGCGCCGGCAGGCGTTCCGCCGCTGGCTGGAGCGCGCGTCCGCGACCATTTTCGGTGCCCTCGCGGTGCGGCTGATGCTGGACGCCACGCAGTAG
- a CDS encoding DedA family protein, with protein MTVAAKAEPTGGIVGWVTGLMEKLGSPGAGVAVFLENLFPPIPSELILPLAGFAASRGDLSLVGAIGWTTLGSTLGALVLYFLGAAVGRERTRGLVRKLPLVKVSDVDRTEEWFLRHGRSTVFFGRMVPLFRSMISIPAGVERMPLMLFVPLTAAGSALWNSALILAGYFLGEHWSLVEVYVGMFSTAIVAVAALVVVAFVAVRLLRRERDQVGDDGVDRDGEWVERRTRRGRRRLGDETAE; from the coding sequence ATGACAGTGGCGGCGAAGGCCGAGCCGACCGGCGGGATCGTCGGCTGGGTCACCGGACTGATGGAGAAGCTCGGCAGCCCGGGCGCCGGCGTGGCGGTCTTCCTGGAGAACCTCTTCCCGCCCATCCCCAGCGAGCTGATCCTGCCCCTGGCCGGGTTCGCCGCCAGCCGGGGTGACCTGAGCCTGGTGGGCGCCATCGGCTGGACCACGCTGGGCTCGACGCTGGGCGCGCTCGTTCTGTACTTCCTCGGCGCGGCGGTGGGGCGCGAGCGTACGCGTGGACTGGTGCGGAAGCTGCCCCTGGTGAAGGTGTCCGACGTCGACCGGACCGAGGAGTGGTTCCTGCGGCACGGGCGGTCGACGGTGTTCTTCGGCCGGATGGTGCCGCTGTTCCGCAGCATGATCTCGATCCCGGCCGGTGTGGAACGCATGCCGCTGATGTTGTTCGTACCGCTCACCGCGGCCGGCAGCGCGCTGTGGAACTCCGCACTGATCCTCGCCGGCTACTTCCTGGGCGAGCACTGGTCGCTGGTCGAGGTGTACGTCGGGATGTTCTCCACGGCGATCGTCGCGGTCGCCGCCCTGGTGGTGGTGGCGTTCGTCGCGGTCCGCCTGCTGCGCCGCGAACGCGACCAGGTCGGTGACGACGGAGTCGACCGGGACGGTGAGTGGGTGGAACGCCGAACGCGGCGAGGCCGCCGGCGACTGGGCGACGAAACCGCGGAGTGA
- a CDS encoding class I SAM-dependent methyltransferase, which produces MSTRYDDVLDSLRVAYDGGAERRDAMDKAPWKLAEREAYLDRLRAEGVATLLEVGAGTGQDSAYFRDHGLRVAATDLSPAMVERCREKGIDAHVADFLHLGFPPESFDAAYAMNCLLHVPNADLPAALESIATVLRPGGLFYLGVYGGAQGEGPLADDRHDPPRFFASRTDEELQDYARQAFEVVDFHVVEVTDFHGDPAAVFRFQSLTLRRPA; this is translated from the coding sequence ATGAGCACCCGATACGACGACGTACTCGACAGTCTCCGGGTCGCCTACGACGGCGGCGCCGAACGCCGCGACGCGATGGACAAGGCGCCGTGGAAGCTCGCCGAACGCGAGGCCTACCTCGACCGGCTGCGAGCCGAGGGAGTCGCGACGCTTCTCGAGGTCGGCGCGGGCACCGGCCAGGACAGCGCCTACTTCCGCGACCACGGTCTGCGGGTCGCGGCCACCGACCTGTCCCCGGCGATGGTGGAGCGCTGCCGGGAGAAGGGCATCGACGCACACGTCGCCGACTTCCTGCACCTCGGCTTCCCGCCCGAGTCCTTCGACGCCGCGTACGCCATGAACTGCCTGCTGCACGTGCCGAACGCCGACCTGCCGGCGGCGCTGGAGTCCATCGCGACCGTGCTACGGCCGGGCGGGTTGTTCTATCTCGGTGTGTACGGAGGCGCACAGGGCGAGGGGCCGCTGGCCGACGACCGGCACGACCCGCCGCGGTTCTTCGCCTCGCGGACCGACGAGGAGCTCCAGGACTACGCGCGGCAGGCGTTCGAGGTGGTGGACTTCCACGTGGTGGAGGTCACGGACTTCCACGGCGACCCCGCGGCGGTGTTCCGGTTCCAGTCCCTGACCCTTCGACGCCCGGCCTGA
- a CDS encoding VOC family protein, with product MTERPRMHVTATVLESSDAQALAAFYVRLLGWKVVQDKPGWVRLDRDGGGAALSFQTEPAYVRPTWPAAAGAQQMMAHLDINVDDLDAAGAHAEAAGATLADHQPQDDVRVYLDPAGHPFCLYL from the coding sequence ATGACAGAGCGACCCCGCATGCACGTCACAGCCACCGTGCTGGAGTCCTCCGACGCGCAGGCGCTGGCGGCCTTCTACGTCCGGCTGCTGGGCTGGAAGGTCGTGCAGGACAAGCCCGGCTGGGTGCGCCTGGATCGCGACGGCGGCGGTGCGGCCCTGTCGTTCCAGACCGAGCCCGCCTACGTCCGCCCCACGTGGCCCGCCGCCGCCGGCGCGCAGCAGATGATGGCGCACCTCGACATCAACGTCGACGACCTCGACGCGGCCGGCGCGCACGCGGAGGCGGCTGGCGCAACCCTCGCCGACCACCAGCCGCAGGACGACGTACGCGTGTACCTCGATCCGGCCGGCCATCCCTTCTGCCTCTACTTGTAG
- a CDS encoding alkaline shock response membrane anchor protein AmaP, whose product MTTRNRRTALRNRVGLALVGLVLLLAGAAGLARGLNLLPRMFGPASGPVIDPATVRFGVEQKWFWPALAVVAIVLALLALWWLASQTRVDSLRNLRLEPDSRQGVTNLPGKAVTAAIENDLADSPYLHRGHARLTGSAAHPRLHLHVVLDHDADPAAARARIDQALARVRQAVELDELPTTVELTARR is encoded by the coding sequence ATGACCACGAGGAATCGTCGCACCGCCCTGAGGAACCGAGTGGGGCTCGCCCTGGTCGGGCTGGTCCTGCTGCTGGCCGGCGCGGCCGGGCTGGCGCGTGGACTGAACCTTCTTCCCCGCATGTTCGGCCCCGCCTCCGGCCCGGTCATCGATCCGGCGACCGTCCGGTTCGGCGTCGAGCAGAAGTGGTTCTGGCCCGCGCTCGCCGTGGTCGCGATCGTGCTGGCGCTGCTGGCACTGTGGTGGCTGGCCAGCCAGACCCGGGTCGACAGCCTGCGCAACCTCCGCCTCGAACCCGACTCGCGGCAGGGGGTGACCAACCTCCCCGGCAAGGCGGTCACCGCCGCGATCGAGAACGACCTCGCCGACAGCCCGTACCTCCATCGCGGCCACGCCCGGCTGACCGGTTCGGCGGCCCATCCCCGGCTTCACCTGCACGTGGTCCTGGACCACGACGCGGACCCGGCAGCGGCCCGGGCCCGGATCGACCAGGCGCTGGCGCGAGTACGGCAGGCCGTCGAGTTGGACGAACTCCCGACGACGGTGGAGCTGACCGCACGGCGCTGA
- a CDS encoding DUF6286 domain-containing protein, translated as MSATTEEIRTADDRATPPPPPTGAGDRRSLRRATHVFRPHRVLPATIVALVLAVVAALVAIEVIGGLFGSPPGLLPVEQLNSLGRDTRWNDSLPFAVCGLAILLGLVLLFLAVKPGRPRAVVLTSADPQVVMGIETVGMSRHLARAAESVPGVSSAQVTVSARKVRVAASSPLRDVAGLDEQIRTAVTERVDELAPMAGRPTVRVTVRRRQD; from the coding sequence GTGAGCGCGACCACCGAGGAGATCCGTACGGCGGACGACCGGGCCACCCCGCCCCCGCCGCCCACCGGAGCGGGTGACCGCAGGTCGCTCCGCCGGGCCACCCACGTGTTCCGTCCCCACCGGGTGCTGCCGGCCACGATCGTCGCGCTCGTGCTCGCGGTGGTGGCCGCGCTGGTGGCCATCGAGGTGATCGGCGGACTGTTCGGGTCCCCGCCCGGGCTGCTGCCGGTCGAACAGCTGAACTCGCTGGGCCGGGACACGCGCTGGAACGACTCGCTCCCGTTCGCCGTCTGCGGTCTCGCCATCCTGCTCGGGCTGGTGTTGCTCTTCCTCGCGGTGAAGCCGGGCCGACCGCGTGCGGTGGTGCTGACGTCGGCGGACCCGCAGGTCGTGATGGGGATCGAGACCGTCGGGATGAGCCGGCACCTCGCCCGCGCGGCGGAGTCGGTGCCCGGAGTCTCCTCGGCTCAGGTCACTGTCAGCGCCCGCAAGGTGCGGGTGGCCGCGTCGAGTCCCCTGCGCGACGTAGCTGGCCTGGACGAGCAGATCCGTACGGCCGTCACCGAACGCGTCGACGAACTCGCACCGATGGCGGGTCGCCCGACCGTCCGGGTCACCGTTCGCCGCAGACAGGACTGA
- a CDS encoding Asp23/Gls24 family envelope stress response protein: MTTTTEAPVDRPPESASGTGDRTETLGPPESRGRTEIAGRVLERIAGQALAEVDQAGGASRRVLGVPLGRDELDSGPQVSAQVDGDLATVRMTVSVVYPAPVREVTRNLRTQVMERISGLTGIQVRQVDIDVAHLVPPAEHGRRVL, translated from the coding sequence GTGACCACCACCACCGAGGCGCCGGTGGACCGCCCGCCCGAGTCCGCGTCCGGCACAGGGGACCGGACGGAGACGCTGGGCCCGCCGGAGTCGCGGGGGCGGACCGAGATCGCCGGCCGGGTCCTCGAACGCATCGCCGGGCAGGCGCTCGCCGAGGTCGACCAGGCCGGCGGGGCCAGCCGGCGGGTGCTCGGCGTCCCTCTCGGCCGCGACGAACTCGACTCCGGACCGCAGGTGTCCGCCCAGGTGGACGGCGACCTGGCCACCGTACGCATGACCGTCTCGGTGGTCTATCCCGCACCGGTACGCGAGGTGACGCGGAACCTCCGTACCCAGGTCATGGAGCGGATCTCCGGACTCACCGGGATCCAGGTGCGCCAGGTCGACATCGACGTCGCGCACCTCGTACCCCCGGCCGAGCACGGTAGGAGGGTGTTGTGA
- a CDS encoding Asp23/Gls24 family envelope stress response protein, translated as MSRPTAGPLGTESLGTESLGTEPIGAGPAGAESAERSESAESTDAGRLADRIAAAITACPDVARLSAGPIATYLPGRSVSGVAVRDEEVRVAVVARYGRPLAEVAEQVRAAVTPLVPGRRVDVSIDDLAIGDEEPDRRQGPGGAVRRDGEGTGPGVA; from the coding sequence GTGAGCCGACCGACGGCCGGGCCGCTCGGCACGGAGTCGCTCGGCACGGAGTCGCTCGGCACGGAACCGATCGGTGCCGGGCCGGCCGGCGCCGAGTCCGCGGAGCGCTCCGAGTCCGCCGAGTCCACCGACGCGGGCCGGTTGGCGGACCGGATCGCCGCGGCGATCACGGCCTGCCCGGACGTGGCCCGGCTCAGCGCCGGGCCCATCGCCACGTACCTTCCCGGGCGCTCGGTGTCCGGGGTGGCGGTACGCGACGAGGAGGTCCGGGTGGCCGTGGTGGCTCGGTACGGCCGGCCGCTGGCCGAGGTCGCCGAGCAGGTACGCGCGGCGGTCACTCCGCTCGTACCCGGTCGCCGGGTCGACGTGTCGATCGACGACCTGGCGATCGGTGACGAGGAGCCCGACCGGAGACAGGGGCCTGGTGGCGCGGTGCGCAGGGACGGTGAGGGAACGGGTCCGGGCGTCGCATGA
- a CDS encoding Asp23/Gls24 family envelope stress response protein: MTAQTNDKKTPTAGESNGPSTGAVATRSGTDLAGSGGRTVIADAVVAKIVGMATREVRGVYAMGAGISRAFGAVRERIGGSTSTVTQGVAVEVGERQAAIDLDVVVEYGVSIPDLAAGIRRNVVGAVEKLCGLEVTEVNITVGDIHLPGEQESNDAPEQPRVQ; the protein is encoded by the coding sequence ATGACTGCGCAGACGAACGACAAGAAGACCCCCACCGCCGGCGAGTCCAACGGACCGTCCACCGGTGCGGTGGCCACCCGCTCCGGGACCGACCTGGCCGGCAGCGGCGGCCGCACCGTGATCGCGGACGCCGTCGTCGCGAAGATCGTCGGCATGGCCACCCGTGAGGTCCGTGGCGTGTACGCCATGGGTGCGGGCATCTCCCGCGCGTTCGGCGCGGTGCGCGAACGGATCGGTGGCTCGACGTCCACCGTCACCCAGGGCGTCGCGGTCGAGGTGGGCGAACGCCAGGCCGCCATCGACCTGGACGTCGTGGTCGAGTACGGCGTCTCCATCCCCGACCTCGCCGCGGGCATCCGCCGCAACGTCGTGGGCGCGGTGGAGAAGCTGTGCGGGCTCGAGGTCACCGAGGTCAACATCACCGTCGGCGACATTCACCTGCCCGGTGAGCAGGAGTCCAACGACGCCCCCGAGCAGCCCCGGGTCCAGTGA
- a CDS encoding RNA polymerase sigma factor produces the protein MTTSAPPDETLVARARIGDATAFEQLVRRYSGPAYRIALRILGDADTAQDVAQEAFITAWRRLDRIRVDQAFAAWLYRIVTTAALQAARSRRAHPDAELDHEHVRLPLSASGQPEQQVLVADLLAALRAALGLLTPEQRACWVLRELEGLSYDEIAEVTGIGPDAVRGRIHRARVRLARELKPWR, from the coding sequence GTGACGACGTCGGCGCCCCCCGACGAGACCCTGGTGGCGCGTGCGCGGATCGGTGACGCGACCGCGTTCGAGCAGCTCGTACGCCGCTACTCCGGTCCGGCCTACCGGATCGCGCTGCGCATCCTGGGCGACGCCGACACGGCACAGGACGTGGCTCAGGAGGCGTTCATCACGGCTTGGCGCCGCCTCGACCGGATCCGCGTGGACCAGGCCTTTGCCGCCTGGCTCTACCGCATCGTCACCACCGCTGCTCTCCAGGCGGCGCGGAGCCGCCGCGCCCACCCCGATGCCGAACTCGATCATGAACATGTCAGGCTTCCGCTCTCGGCTTCCGGCCAGCCGGAGCAGCAGGTCCTCGTCGCCGACCTGCTCGCCGCACTTCGAGCGGCCCTCGGGCTGCTCACGCCGGAGCAACGGGCATGCTGGGTGTTACGAGAGTTGGAGGGGCTCTCCTATGACGAGATCGCCGAGGTCACGGGAATCGGACCCGATGCGGTTCGGGGACGCATCCATCGCGCCCGCGTCCGCCTCGCCAGGGAGCTGAAACCATGGCGATAG
- a CDS encoding cupin domain-containing protein — translation MAIDQPNGNTPPPPGQDRREEVLPCGRDMGTVYDHLTDGGLDDHELSCPHCRGAAAEFAPVLQAAELLRDEPAEPPPGFVDSIMARIHATRSRSWRLSLPAEHPLHLAITEHAAATVLAAAASEVAGVTVNRCHFPERGDPTRLQINLTLRQRTPVSQIVERVRKAVRSAARRQLGLELNAIDVRVDDIHL, via the coding sequence ATGGCGATAGATCAGCCCAACGGGAACACTCCGCCGCCGCCCGGCCAGGACCGGCGCGAGGAGGTGCTCCCGTGCGGCCGCGACATGGGGACGGTGTACGACCACCTCACCGACGGCGGCTTGGACGACCACGAGTTGTCGTGCCCGCACTGCCGGGGCGCCGCGGCGGAGTTCGCACCGGTGCTGCAGGCCGCGGAACTCCTGCGGGACGAGCCCGCCGAGCCGCCTCCGGGGTTCGTCGACTCGATCATGGCCCGCATCCACGCCACCCGCAGCCGAAGCTGGCGGTTGTCGCTACCCGCCGAACACCCCCTGCACCTCGCCATCACCGAACACGCGGCCGCGACCGTGCTGGCCGCCGCGGCGAGCGAGGTCGCGGGCGTCACCGTCAACCGCTGTCACTTCCCCGAACGCGGCGACCCGACGAGGCTGCAGATCAACCTCACCCTGCGCCAGCGGACACCGGTGTCACAGATCGTGGAACGTGTCCGGAAGGCGGTGCGCTCGGCCGCCCGGCGGCAGCTCGGACTGGAGCTGAACGCGATCGACGTCCGGGTGGACGACATCCACCTGTGA